Below is a window of Paremcibacter congregatus DNA.
CTCTTTGTTTTCTTGTATCATCATACACTCCTGTATCAGGCTTGCTCGTTCAGACCAAGGCTCCCTACTCCCTCGTCTAAATGAAAAACCTATCATTGTTGTGATACTCTACTTTCCAGTGGAAGGGAATCCCCCATCTCGTCGAGATAGAGTTCCAACGCCTCACTGAGAATAACCTGACAGCTTTTCCGGGTATGCGCCGAAAAAAGCCGCAATTTCAAATGACTGTCTTCGTCCATGCGTAATGTCATGGCAATCCGCTTCTGGCGCGCGACATCCGCTTCTGATTCTGCGAACTTTGGCTTTTGCGTCACTGCCATCTTGCGCTTACGCGTCGGGGCCGCCCGTCTGGAAGTCGGAACCTGAGCTACAGGCTCTGGGGCTGACCGCTGATTCTGTCGGTTGGTGACCTCCTGAACCGTCTCTATCGCATGCTCAAGCGGGGCCCGCTTTGCCTCATCAGGCAACGTCGGTTCCGCCGTCCCATCTGCAACATGGGAAAATCTGTTGATGGCTGGCTGGTGTAACGACAACGTCGCGGAAGACGGGGCCGCGGCCCCTTTACGGGCCAATAACGCGCCGGTTAAACGGGATACTTGTTTTTTGTTACTGTCTTTTGTCATGATTTACGCCTGTACTTGCTTGCGTCCAAAACCAGCCCGCGGGTTGGTCGCTTTCGTCTGAACGGCCTGATGCTGGAAAACGGTTCTTCTGAAGTTTTTCTCTAAACGGTCCCCAATATATTCCCAAAGACTTTCAATTTCTTTCGCGGAACGTCCTTTCGGATTAACTTCCATCACCGTACGGCCATCAATCATGGCAGACGCATATTCTGTCCGGTGATGCAGGGTAATCGGCGCCACTGTGCCATGCTGGGACAGGGCGATCGCCGCATCGGACGTAATCCGGGCGCGGGGTGTTGCTCCATTGACGACAAACATAAACGGTTTATCCGTCCGGTCTGCCAGTTCGACCGTTCCCCCGGCTGCGCGCAGATCATGAGGACTGGGCCGGGTCGGAATAACAATAAGGTCTGAAACCGCGATCACACTTTGAATCGCCAGGGTAATCGCTGGCGGCGTATCAATCACAGCCAGTTTGAACCCCTGCTCCCGCAGTTCGTCCAGATCAGTCAGTAACCGGGACACATTGGTCTGGGCGAAGGCCGGTGTCGGCGCCTCCCGCTCGTTCCACCATTCTGTCAGACTGCCCTGAGGGTCCGTGTCCACCAGAACTACAGGCCCTTCACCGGCGAGTTCTGCCTGAACGGCGATATGGCCGCTCAACGTCGTCTTACCGGAGCCGCCTTTTTGTGAGGTAAATGCTACAACTCGCATATGTTTCAACCTTGTTCTATTTTTTAAAAGTTCTTCCGCATTCTGTGTTATTTTGACGGAGAACCATTTCAACAGGATGATTGTGCCTTCCAGGTCTTAAGAAATAGTAAAGTAAAGACGCATTTTTCTTTTCTAACACTTTGATAATCAATAGAATATTTATAAAATTTTCAGTATAGTGGGGCATATTTACATCCACAGAACCCCGGAAAATTAACTTTTCACCTGAAAAGGATGCCGTGAAGATGAAACATAACGTATTAAAAAGACATCTTATTTCCCTGGTCGGCGTTGCAGGCCTGACCGCCTTATATCCTGCTCCCGCTCTGGCCACTGTCGCGGACGGCGTCTACGCCTATCAGGTCGGTGATTATTCCCGCGCTCATGCGGAATGGCTGCCTTATGCGGCCCTCGGCAATGAAAACGCCCTTTATAACCTGGGGCAGCTTTATCGCATGGGGCGCGGGGTCGAACGAAATTATACCAAGGCGGAAAGCTATTATCTGCGCGCCGCCGAAAGCGGCCATGTGGGCGCGCAGCGCAATTTGGGCACCCTGTATTATTTTGGCCGTATCGGCGCAGTTGACCATAAAAAGGCCTTTTCCTGGCTGATCAAGGCCGCCAAGAACGGTGATCCTAAATCACAGCTTATGGTCGGCACCATGTATTATAATGGCGAAGCTGTCGAGAGAGATCCGGTAAAGGCCCATGCCTGGATTTCTCTGGCCGCCGGCCGGGGGCTTGGCGATGCCGAAAGCGCCTTGCAGACCTTGAATGGCGCCATGACGTCAGACCAGATCAGTCAATCCCAGGATTTAGCCCCGACATTAACCACGCTTCATCTTTCCCCTGACGATGTGGGCCTGATGGTCCAGCCGCCGACAGAAACGGAAACCCCAAAACCGCTGATACCTACGCAGACCACAGCCGCACCAGAGACAAAACAGGACGTCGCCCCGACGGAACCAGATGGCGCTGATCTCTATCGGGTACAGGTCGGATCCTATACATCGGAACAGGCGGCCGAAAAAGCCCGTGCAGACCTTGCCAATCGGCAGGCGGATATTTTGCAGGGTGTGGCCAGCAAGATTACCTATGCCGATATCACCGGAAAAGGGGTTTTCTATCGTCTGCAGCTCGCGCCCTTCCGGGACAGAACAAGCGCCGGACAATTGTGTCAGCAGTTAAAGGATGCCGGTCAGGGCTGCTATGTGGTTAAAACACCGCAGGACTAAAACAGGGGTGGTCATTAAGGCAGCGGCCGGAACGCAACCTCAACCAATCCCCGGACACTGTTGCCCAGATAAATGGCGTCAGCCTGTTCCAGGTCGTCAATCGTCAGGCTACAGGCCCGGATGTCCACCGTCGGATCATCAAACATCGCCTGTCTCAAAACCCCTGGCAACACGCCGTCTTCACAAGGCGGGGTATAATATACGCCGCCCCGCTGGACAAATACCGAATGATAACTGGCTTCCGTCAGGCGCCCCGCCTCATTGATAAACAGCACATCATAACTCCCATGCGCCTGCACATGACGGTCGCGTTCCACATCGTAAAAGGCCCGGTCTGTGGTTTTATGAAACAACATGGCATTGGCAGAATCCACCGGCCGGCCCGACAAGGTGACACAAGGCTTTGTTTTACGGTCAGGCGGCGGCAAGGGCGATGACGTCAGCGAAAAGGCGCCTTTAGACGACAACAGCAGCCGCACCTTCCATTTTTGCGCCGGGTCAAGGCAGGCCGCATGCGTCATAAGATCTTCACCAATGGCCTCGGGATAAATAAAATCAAAATAGGCAGCCGACTGCCGCAGACGGTCCAAATGACGGTCCAGATAGAGAAATCCTTCTGCCGCGTCCCACCCCAGTGTTTCAATAAGATCAAAGGGCGCAAAACGCCGACTGGCAAAATTGGCCTTCAACAGACATTCGTCATATTCCGCCGCCACTTGTGAATCAGCGACAATTGCACTGCCAATTCCCATTTCCCCCCGGCCCTCGCCATCAATGGTCATGGTCCGGATCGGCACACTGAAACAGCAATCGCCCTCAGGGGCCATATAGCCGATCGCGCCGGTATAGATGCCCCGGGGCGCAACTTCCAGTTCGTCAATAATTTCCATCGCCCTGATTTTTGGCGCGCCAGTGACCGACCCGCAGGGGAACAAGGCCTTCAGAATGGCTACGGGCGTCATATCGGGCCCGACCTTCGCCTCTATATGTGATGTCATCTGAAACAGGGTGCGGTATTTCTCTACATCATAAAGACTGTTGACCTTGACCGACCCCGGCAGGGCAATACGTGACAGGTCATTGCGCAACAGATCAACAATCATCAGATTTTCCGCGCGGCTTTTGTCATCCTGTTGCATGGCGTCTGCATAAACCCGATCTTCCGCGACGGTGCGACCCCGCCCGCAAGTCCCTTTCATCGGACGGGTTGTCACCTGTTCGCCCCGCTTGTCAAAAAAAAGTTCCGGGCTCAGCGACAGGATGCTGTAGTCTTCCATCGTGATAAATGCGCCATATTCGACCTTCTGGGCCCGGCGCAGGGCGGCATAGTAACTCGCGGCGCTGCCCTCAAAATCGAACTGGGATTTCAGGGTATAATTGACCTGATAGATATCGCCCGCCGCCAGATAGGATTTTATTCGCCCCACCGCATCTTCATACGCGCTGCGGGAAATATTCAGGCGGTTATGGCTGATGTCATACGTTCCGGCCGCGGCCTGCGCCGCCCAATAGACATCACTTTCCGCCGCAGTTAAAAACTGACGCGCCTCAAAAACCCCGAAACACAGGAACGGCGCCGGATAGGTGGCCTTGCACAAGGGCTGCAGTTTTTTCTCCAGATAAAGTCCCGCCTCATAACTGATCCAGCCGGCAACATAGCGACCTTCCGCCAGATGTTGATCAACAGCGTCAAGCGCAGCGTCAATTTCAGAAACCGTTTCGGCAAGAATAACTGCGCTCGGGTCGCGAAACACATAAGCGCCGCACCGACCACCCTCTTCTTTATTGGCATCGAGATAAACAGAAAAATCCAGTTTGGCGTGCGCCATCATGCCATATAAACCTTTTTATCCAGAAGCATAAAACTCCGTTCCTCAACCTCACCAATATTTCCTCTTTACATACCATCTGTCGACCAAAAACAATATTGATTTATGGTTTCTCATTATATTCTTCCCTTTCTCGCCACATACAATCTCAGCTCTGAAAACTATTTATTGGCATATGCATCGAAATTATGTTATTTCTCTTGCTTATTGAAATAAGAATTATTTTCAACTAGTTGTAGTATATAAATCAGGCAGAATATAATAGTATCATGAACAATAAAAACGTGACCAAACTTAATGAAAAACAACGCGTTACCCCTACTTCCAAAGTCGAAAAAGCCGTACACCACCTGATCACAGGCATTCATGCCGGACATTACGCCCCTGGCCAACGTCTGGTTGAATCAGATCTGACTCAGGAAATCGGAATCAGTCGGGGGCCCCTGCGCGAAGCCTTAAAAATCCTCGCCGCGAAAGACATGCTGGACCTTGCCCCCAACCGCGGCGCCCGCATCAAGCGCCTGCAGCGGGAAGACCTTCACCAGAGATTTCAATTACTGGAAACCCTGGGTACCCTCGCCATAGAAGGCCTTCCGGACCAAGACAAAAAAACTCTTCAGCAAAATGCCCCCTACCCCCTCCAGACAGAAAAAACAAATGTGTCCCTGACTTCGGATCATTCCCCGACAATTCTGGCGCTGGTGGTCAATTATTATTGTCATCTTGCCCATCTGGGACAAAACAGCCTTCTGGCAGATTATATTTTCAAGCTTAATCTAACCTATTTCGCGCCCCATATTATGCGCACGCTTGATGTTAATGTGGATATTCTGGAAAAACAATTCAGCAAGGTAAAGGCCGCGATCCTGCAGGCCGACACCCTGACCGCGCAGAAAGCCCATCAGAACTGGTGCCGTCAGGTTCTGGAAGCCACTCATCTCTTGCCCGCCAGTACATCCAAACAAGGGGCCTTCTAGTCCAAAACAGATTACAGCAAGGCGACATGGCCCTGCGGATCGGTCAGCCGCACATGGGTTCCGGAAAAGGATTTCAAACAGGTTTTGATGTCTGGTTCTGATAAAGAGCAGAAAGCGGTCGAGAGAGCGTCGGCGGTTGTCGCCTCCGGCGCGGTCACAGTGACAGATGCGTAGCGGGAGGGGCTCAGTCCCGTACGTGGATCAAGCAGATGATGATAATCGCCTTGTGCGTCGAATATATCACCGCCGCCGGACGACGTCGCCACCGCCCCGCCCCGCATTTCCAGAACATCCGCCAAACCGCCCGGCCGGAAGGGGTCTGCAAGCCCGATACGCCAGGGCGCGCCCCCCGCCTGCGGGCCGAGCGCCCGATATTCTCCCATATCAACCAGAACTTCCGTCAAACCTTCCTGCGCCAGATAGGCCGACACCTGATCCGTGACATAACCTTGGGCAATGCCATTCAGGGTCGCCGCCATACCGGGGCGGGCAAAGGCGATCTTATCCGCCGTGACCAGCAAGCCATCATATCCAATGTGACGCCGCACGGTTGCAAGATCCGCCGCTGACAGATCCGACACTGTCTTCCGCCCCGCCGTAAAATGGTTTTTGTAAAACTGCCACAAAGGTTGAACCGTAATATCAAATGCGCCCTGGGTCGCATGACTGACCTGTTGCGCCGTCCGCAGCAAATCCAGGAAGGGCACAGCGGGTTTCAACAGCATCCCGGTGGTATTTAACTGATTAAGCAGTGAGTCGGTCCGGTAGAGGCTAAACAACCCTTCCATTTCACGAAGAAGACCAACGGCATTATCAATGATCCGGTCAGCCTGAGATTTATCAGCATGATAAATTTGCAAAGACACATCGGCCCCCAAGGCCTGACCATGCCAAAGGTGAAGCGAAGACGCAGACCCGGCCCAGGCCCCCGATGCCCCGGCAAGGCTTGCGCCGCAAGACATTAGCCCCCCGGCCGCCATAAGACGGATCACCCGCCGTCGCGTCATTGTTGTCACCGCCTGACTCTCCTTCTTCTGAATGCCCCTCTAAATTCCGGGCTACATCAGAATAACCAAATATTTCCAGCAGTATTATCTTTTTACTATTGATAATGCAAATCATTAATGTTAGATCACATCCTTGTTACATTGTAAGTAACAATGATTATTAATTTCATATCGAAAGTTCAATGTCGTCCCCTACACCCGATGAAACACCGGGCGACTTGAAAAGAGGAAATAGAATGACCCGGAAACTTCTGAAAACTACTGCTTCCGCCCTGGCAATCACCTTCGCCTTTTCCGCCACGGGCGCTTTGGCCCAGGATATGCCATCCAAAGAAGAGATGTGGAAAATGATCCAGCAACAGCAAGAGCAGATCAAGAAGCTCGAAGCGATTGTTGGCGTGACCACCCAGAAAGTAGAAGAAACTGCCGTTAAAGTCGCCGAGACAGAGAAGAAAGTCGAAGCCACAGGCGCGGCGCTTGATAATGTCGCCGTCACAGCTTCTGCCGGCAGCAGCAACGCCACCACCATTGGCGGCTATGCTGAACTGCATTATAACGGCGGCGATGCCGACCAGATCGACCTGCACCGCTTTGTGTTGTTCCTCGGCCATGAATTCAACGACAACATTCGCTTCTTCAGTGAACTGGAAGTCGAACATTCCA
It encodes the following:
- a CDS encoding ParA family protein produces the protein MRVVAFTSQKGGSGKTTLSGHIAVQAELAGEGPVVLVDTDPQGSLTEWWNEREAPTPAFAQTNVSRLLTDLDELREQGFKLAVIDTPPAITLAIQSVIAVSDLIVIPTRPSPHDLRAAGGTVELADRTDKPFMFVVNGATPRARITSDAAIALSQHGTVAPITLHHRTEYASAMIDGRTVMEVNPKGRSAKEIESLWEYIGDRLEKNFRRTVFQHQAVQTKATNPRAGFGRKQVQA
- a CDS encoding SPOR domain-containing protein, whose translation is MKHNVLKRHLISLVGVAGLTALYPAPALATVADGVYAYQVGDYSRAHAEWLPYAALGNENALYNLGQLYRMGRGVERNYTKAESYYLRAAESGHVGAQRNLGTLYYFGRIGAVDHKKAFSWLIKAAKNGDPKSQLMVGTMYYNGEAVERDPVKAHAWISLAAGRGLGDAESALQTLNGAMTSDQISQSQDLAPTLTTLHLSPDDVGLMVQPPTETETPKPLIPTQTTAAPETKQDVAPTEPDGADLYRVQVGSYTSEQAAEKARADLANRQADILQGVASKITYADITGKGVFYRLQLAPFRDRTSAGQLCQQLKDAGQGCYVVKTPQD
- the pabB gene encoding aminodeoxychorismate synthase component I, coding for MMAHAKLDFSVYLDANKEEGGRCGAYVFRDPSAVILAETVSEIDAALDAVDQHLAEGRYVAGWISYEAGLYLEKKLQPLCKATYPAPFLCFGVFEARQFLTAAESDVYWAAQAAAGTYDISHNRLNISRSAYEDAVGRIKSYLAAGDIYQVNYTLKSQFDFEGSAASYYAALRRAQKVEYGAFITMEDYSILSLSPELFFDKRGEQVTTRPMKGTCGRGRTVAEDRVYADAMQQDDKSRAENLMIVDLLRNDLSRIALPGSVKVNSLYDVEKYRTLFQMTSHIEAKVGPDMTPVAILKALFPCGSVTGAPKIRAMEIIDELEVAPRGIYTGAIGYMAPEGDCCFSVPIRTMTIDGEGRGEMGIGSAIVADSQVAAEYDECLLKANFASRRFAPFDLIETLGWDAAEGFLYLDRHLDRLRQSAAYFDFIYPEAIGEDLMTHAACLDPAQKWKVRLLLSSKGAFSLTSSPLPPPDRKTKPCVTLSGRPVDSANAMLFHKTTDRAFYDVERDRHVQAHGSYDVLFINEAGRLTEASYHSVFVQRGGVYYTPPCEDGVLPGVLRQAMFDDPTVDIRACSLTIDDLEQADAIYLGNSVRGLVEVAFRPLP
- a CDS encoding GntR family transcriptional regulator, whose protein sequence is MNNKNVTKLNEKQRVTPTSKVEKAVHHLITGIHAGHYAPGQRLVESDLTQEIGISRGPLREALKILAAKDMLDLAPNRGARIKRLQREDLHQRFQLLETLGTLAIEGLPDQDKKTLQQNAPYPLQTEKTNVSLTSDHSPTILALVVNYYCHLAHLGQNSLLADYIFKLNLTYFAPHIMRTLDVNVDILEKQFSKVKAAILQADTLTAQKAHQNWCRQVLEATHLLPASTSKQGAF
- a CDS encoding FAD:protein FMN transferase translates to MTRRRVIRLMAAGGLMSCGASLAGASGAWAGSASSLHLWHGQALGADVSLQIYHADKSQADRIIDNAVGLLREMEGLFSLYRTDSLLNQLNTTGMLLKPAVPFLDLLRTAQQVSHATQGAFDITVQPLWQFYKNHFTAGRKTVSDLSAADLATVRRHIGYDGLLVTADKIAFARPGMAATLNGIAQGYVTDQVSAYLAQEGLTEVLVDMGEYRALGPQAGGAPWRIGLADPFRPGGLADVLEMRGGAVATSSGGGDIFDAQGDYHHLLDPRTGLSPSRYASVTVTAPEATTADALSTAFCSLSEPDIKTCLKSFSGTHVRLTDPQGHVALL